The Prochlorococcus marinus str. MIT 1214 sequence TACCTTCATGATTTGCTCTTACAGGAGTTAAACATAGGTGCTCAAATGAATTTATAAAAAAGGGTGCTTAGCCTAGTAAGATTGTACTTCGTTCCCTAGACTCACAAAAGTTGAGCTGAGTTCATATGGCTAAAAAAGGTACCAGAATAGTGGTCACTTTAGAATGTACTGAGTCTAGATCTGTACCTAGCTCAGAAAAGCGTTCTGCAGGTGTATCTAGATACACCACAGAAAAAAATCGTAGGAACACTACTGAGAGACTGGAACTTAAAAAATTCTGCCCTGAATTAAATAAGATGACTATTCATAGAGAAATCAAATAATCATCCCCTTTTATACACTTTTTAAAAATGACTAATTCAGTATTCAAGCAAAAGCTCTCTCCAATAAAGCCTGGAGATCCTATTGACTATAAGGACGTAGAATTATTAAAGAAATTTATTACAGATAGAGGAAAAATTTTACCTAGAAGACTTACTGGATTAACAGCTAAACAACAAAGAGATTTAACCACAGCAGTTAAAAGAGCACGAATTATTGCCTTACTTCCCTTTGTTAATCCAGAAGGGTAAGTTAATATTCTATTAATAATAGAATGTGCTCTAAAATTATAGATAATGAAGTTAAAAATATAATTTCTAGATTTAAACAAACAAGTAATGTAAATACTTCAGTTAAAGACCTTACACATCTTAATACTTATTCTATAGATGATTCTCAAACTTTTGAAATTGATGATGCTATTTCTTTAGAAAAAATTTCTTATCAGCATAAGTTATGGATCCACATTGCTTCCCCTACTTCATATTTTGAATATCAATCAGCTATTGACAAGAAGGCAAGGGAGCTTATTTCAACTGTTTATTTATCAAATAATACTTATTATATGCTTCCTGAAATTTTAATAAATGATGTTTTTAGTTTATGTGAAAGAGAAAAGAGACAATCATTAAGTTTAGGTGTTATTTTTAATGATGACGGTAGTGTTTCTTCTACAGAAATAGTCCAGAGTATTATTAAAGTAGACTTCAGGTTAAATTATACAGAAGCTGATGAACTAATAGATTATGCGCCAAAAGAAGAAGAAGATTTAAGTATTATCTCTGAAATATTACAAAGTAGAAAACGTTGGAGAAAGAATTCAGGTGCTATGGAAATATTAGAATCATTTGGAAAGATTATTGTAGAAGATAACAATCCCACCCTTAAGATAATAGATCCAACGTTATCGAGACAATTAATAAGTGAAGCAATGATTTTGTATGGAAGCTTAATTTCAAATTTTACTAAGGTCAATAAAATTCCTGTTCCATATAGAGTCCAACAACGTATAGATAAAGTTTCTAATGATAATATTCAAGAATCTGATAATAATGTTTTACACAATTTTGTACTTAAGAAAACTATGGGTAAGTCATATTACTCTGTAACTCCCATGCCTCACTCGAGTTTAGGATTAACATCTTATCTACATGCCACATCACCGATAAGAAGATATGCTGACTTGTTGGTTAACTACCAACTAAATAGATATCTAAATAATAAAGAACTTATATCTAAAGAAGATATTGAACAAATGACTCTTAAGATTAATAATCAAGGAAGACAAAATATTATGAGATATAGAGAGGATCAAAAATATTGGCTAATTAAATGGTTCAAAACATATTCATTTAAGGAATATAATGTACTTTTATTAAATTGGATAAACAAACATAAATGTATTTGTATTTTATACTTTATTGAATATCATTTTTCTACTATATGTAATCTAAAATCAAAAAAGAGCTTAAATATCGGCGAGAGCTTTAACGTTCAAAATATAGTCAATAATAATAATAATGATATAATATATTTTGAATTAATTTCATTATCAAAATAAGCGTTCATCATAAGTGTGCAAGAGTTTTAAAAATACAATATAATAATTAGAATATATATTGAATATGAAATACACAATTACAACACCACTATATTATGTTAATGACAAGCCTCATCTAGGTAGTTCATATACAACAATCGCTTGTGATGCAATAGCTCGATTTCAAAGACTAAGTGGAAATACTGTACTTTTTCTTACTGGAGTTGACGAACATGGTCAAAAAATAGAGCGAACCGCCGAAAGTAAAAACCTTCAACCCCAACTACATTGTGATGAAATCACAGAAAAGTATAAGTATTTATGGGATAAATTAAATATTAGTTATGATCGTTTTGTCAGAACAACCTCTAAAGATCACACATCCTTAGTTCATCAATTTTATTCAAAAGTTTTGAATGCTGATGATGTTTATATGGGTAGACAAAGTGGTTGGTATTGTGTTGGATGTGAGGAATATAAAGATGTAGACGAGGATGAACAAAGCCCAATATGTTCTATTCATAAAAAGGAATTAGAATGGAGAGATGAAGAAAATTTATTTTTTAAATTATCAAAATATCAAGAGCAAATTGAAAAATTAATTCAAATTGACGGTTTTATTTCTCCTAAAAGCAGAAAAAATGAAATTATCAATTTTGTCTCAAAAGGGTTAAGGGATTTCTCAATTTCTAGAGTAAATTTAAAATGGGGTATAAGTGTTCCAGGAAACAATGATCACACTTTTTATGTATGGTTCGATGCTTTATTAGGTTATATTAGTGGATCTCTTCGTGATCAAAACTCTCCTGAACTAACCGATGAATCGCTATGTAATTGGCCTGCAAATATACATGTAATTGGAAAGGATATACTCAGATTTCATGCAGTTTATTGGCCAGCAATGCTACTTTCTGCTGGTATGAATCCACCTGGCAGTGTTTTTGGGCACGGGTTTTTAACACGAGAAGGGCAAAAAATGGGTAAATCATTAGGTAACGTTCTCGACCCGATTGAACTCTTGGAATATGGGGGTATAGACGCGATGAGATGGTATCTTTTGAGAGATATTGAATTTGGTGAAGATGGTGATTTTCAAATGAGAAGATTTGTGGATATTGTTAATAGTGATTTAAGTAATACCATTGGTAATTTGTTAAACAGAACAATTACAATGTCTAAAAAATGGTTTAATGATAAAATTCCAATAGATAATTCTTTATTACCTGCATCTCCTCTTAAAGTTCAATCAGAGATAAAAATAAATGAATATATGCAATCATTTAAAGATAGAAATTTCAAAAATGCAGCAAATGCAATTATAGACCTAGCTAATAGTGCAAATCTTTACCTAAATGATCGTGCACCATGGAAGCTAATTAAAGATATTACAAATAAAGATATTGTTGCTCTTGATATATATTCTGTACTTGAATCCTGCCGAGTTATTGGAATATTGCTAAATCCTTTTGTACCCAATTTAAGTATTAGAATTTTAAATCAATTAAATATTGATTCTTCAGCTATTAATTTTAAAAAATCATTACATTGGGGTTTGTTAGATCCTGATAATGGACTACAAGACCCTT is a genomic window containing:
- a CDS encoding ribonuclease catalytic domain-containing protein, with the protein product MCSKIIDNEVKNIISRFKQTSNVNTSVKDLTHLNTYSIDDSQTFEIDDAISLEKISYQHKLWIHIASPTSYFEYQSAIDKKARELISTVYLSNNTYYMLPEILINDVFSLCEREKRQSLSLGVIFNDDGSVSSTEIVQSIIKVDFRLNYTEADELIDYAPKEEEDLSIISEILQSRKRWRKNSGAMEILESFGKIIVEDNNPTLKIIDPTLSRQLISEAMILYGSLISNFTKVNKIPVPYRVQQRIDKVSNDNIQESDNNVLHNFVLKKTMGKSYYSVTPMPHSSLGLTSYLHATSPIRRYADLLVNYQLNRYLNNKELISKEDIEQMTLKINNQGRQNIMRYREDQKYWLIKWFKTYSFKEYNVLLLNWINKHKCICILYFIEYHFSTICNLKSKKSLNIGESFNVQNIVNNNNNDIIYFELISLSK
- the rpmG gene encoding 50S ribosomal protein L33, producing MAKKGTRIVVTLECTESRSVPSSEKRSAGVSRYTTEKNRRNTTERLELKKFCPELNKMTIHREIK
- the rpsR gene encoding 30S ribosomal protein S18; translated protein: MTNSVFKQKLSPIKPGDPIDYKDVELLKKFITDRGKILPRRLTGLTAKQQRDLTTAVKRARIIALLPFVNPEG
- the metG gene encoding methionine--tRNA ligase — protein: MKYTITTPLYYVNDKPHLGSSYTTIACDAIARFQRLSGNTVLFLTGVDEHGQKIERTAESKNLQPQLHCDEITEKYKYLWDKLNISYDRFVRTTSKDHTSLVHQFYSKVLNADDVYMGRQSGWYCVGCEEYKDVDEDEQSPICSIHKKELEWRDEENLFFKLSKYQEQIEKLIQIDGFISPKSRKNEIINFVSKGLRDFSISRVNLKWGISVPGNNDHTFYVWFDALLGYISGSLRDQNSPELTDESLCNWPANIHVIGKDILRFHAVYWPAMLLSAGMNPPGSVFGHGFLTREGQKMGKSLGNVLDPIELLEYGGIDAMRWYLLRDIEFGEDGDFQMRRFVDIVNSDLSNTIGNLLNRTITMSKKWFNDKIPIDNSLLPASPLKVQSEIKINEYMQSFKDRNFKNAANAIIDLANSANLYLNDRAPWKLIKDITNKDIVALDIYSVLESCRVIGILLNPFVPNLSIRILNQLNIDSSAINFKKSLHWGLLDPDNGLQDPCPVMDKIEFNENSF